One genomic segment of Flagellimonas marinaquae includes these proteins:
- a CDS encoding DUF6503 family protein yields MKRILSLLLLVIVIGCKQEPKKELTAQDIVNKSIEDSGGKLFETHEVTFDFRDLKYRSENIDGNRVYTRTRDLDSVIVKDIMTMDNFERYMNDSLVKVKDSMAQLYTNSINSVHYFVRLPLGLNDAAVNKELLGKETIKNKEYYKIKVTFDQQGGGVDFEDTYVYWFNTESFKPDYLAYSFHVNGGGQRFRKAYNERYIGGIRFVDYENYKPKQEGSDILEIGQLFHTDGLELISKIETKNITVTDESE; encoded by the coding sequence ATGAAAAGAATTTTATCCCTGCTCCTCTTAGTTATTGTTATTGGTTGCAAACAAGAACCTAAAAAAGAACTGACCGCCCAAGATATTGTAAATAAATCCATTGAAGATAGCGGGGGTAAACTGTTCGAAACCCATGAAGTGACCTTCGATTTTAGGGATTTAAAATATAGATCGGAAAATATTGACGGTAATCGGGTTTATACGCGTACAAGGGATTTGGACTCGGTTATCGTAAAAGATATTATGACCATGGATAATTTTGAGCGATACATGAACGACTCCTTGGTAAAAGTCAAGGATTCCATGGCTCAACTTTACACCAACTCCATTAACTCTGTCCACTATTTTGTGCGGTTGCCATTGGGGTTGAACGATGCCGCAGTAAACAAAGAGCTATTGGGCAAGGAGACCATTAAAAATAAAGAATACTACAAGATCAAGGTAACATTCGACCAACAAGGAGGAGGGGTCGATTTCGAAGATACTTATGTGTATTGGTTTAATACAGAATCATTTAAACCTGATTACTTGGCCTATAGCTTCCATGTAAACGGTGGTGGACAGCGATTTAGAAAGGCATATAACGAGCGTTATATTGGCGGTATCCGTTTTGTGGATTATGAAAACTATAAACCCAAACAAGAAGGAAGCGATATATTGGAAATTGGCCAGTTGTTCCATACGGACGGGCTGGAACTAATATCCAAAATAGAAACTAAAAATATTACCGTTACGGACGAATCGGAATAA
- the smpB gene encoding SsrA-binding protein SmpB has product MQKNINIKNRRARFDYEILDTYTAGIVLGGTEIKSLRLGKASISQSFCEFNPKGELFVINMQIDEYSHGGHYNHRPKAERKLLLNKRELKKLQKEVATTGLTIVPLNVFINDRGLAKMNIGLAKGKKLYDKRETIKDRDNKRNLSRIKKSFNN; this is encoded by the coding sequence ATGCAGAAAAATATCAACATAAAAAACAGAAGAGCCCGGTTCGATTACGAAATCCTGGATACCTACACAGCAGGTATAGTTTTGGGCGGTACCGAAATTAAATCCCTTCGATTGGGCAAAGCCTCTATTTCGCAAAGTTTTTGTGAGTTTAATCCCAAGGGCGAGCTGTTTGTGATCAATATGCAGATCGATGAGTATAGCCATGGTGGGCATTACAACCATAGACCAAAAGCAGAACGTAAATTATTGCTCAACAAAAGGGAGTTGAAAAAACTTCAAAAAGAGGTCGCCACAACCGGATTGACCATTGTTCCCTTAAATGTTTTTATAAATGATCGAGGTCTCGCCAAAATGAATATTGGACTTGCCAAGGGGAAAAAACTGTACGATAAGCGGGAAACCATAAAGGATCGTGACAATAAGCGCAATCTCTCCCGGATCAAAAAGAGTTTCAACAATTAA
- a CDS encoding YggS family pyridoxal phosphate-dependent enzyme — MSIKDNLDKIKSELPLGVTLVAVSKTKPNKDIMQAYDAGQRVFGENKVQEMVQKWQDLPKDIEWHMIGHLQRNKVKYMAEFVSLIHGVDSPRLLKEINKQAKKHDRVIPCLLQIHIAEEDTKFGLDKNELDQLINSEEFKTMENIKIVGLMGMATFTDDKKQVSKEFALLKSLFDDLKTELPDIGILSMGMSGDYQLAIKEGSNMVRIGSSIFGARNYS, encoded by the coding sequence ATGTCCATAAAAGATAATCTCGATAAAATAAAATCCGAACTCCCTTTAGGGGTTACCTTGGTTGCCGTTTCCAAAACCAAGCCCAATAAAGATATTATGCAAGCCTATGATGCCGGACAACGGGTGTTTGGAGAAAATAAAGTACAGGAGATGGTCCAAAAATGGCAAGATTTGCCCAAGGACATCGAATGGCACATGATAGGCCACCTACAACGCAATAAGGTAAAATACATGGCCGAGTTTGTCTCCTTGATCCATGGGGTGGACAGCCCTCGGTTACTCAAGGAAATCAACAAACAGGCAAAAAAGCATGACCGTGTAATACCTTGCTTACTACAAATACATATTGCCGAAGAGGACACTAAATTTGGTCTTGATAAGAACGAACTCGATCAACTCATCAATTCCGAGGAATTTAAGACCATGGAAAACATCAAAATTGTTGGTTTGATGGGCATGGCAACTTTTACGGATGACAAAAAACAAGTTAGTAAGGAATTTGCCCTACTTAAGTCTTTGTTTGATGATCTTAAAACAGAATTGCCCGACATCGGCATTCTTTCCATGGGAATGAGCGGTGATTACCAATTAGCCATAAAGGAAGGCAGTAACATGGTGCGGATCGGAAGCAGTATATTTGGGGCTAGAAACTATTCATAA
- a CDS encoding gluconokinase: MPHNKTVLVVMGVSGSGKSKIGKLLSKKLNLPFYDGDDFHPEANIEKMSSGTPLNDNDRKEWLIELNKLALKNKKVGAIIACSALKKNYRSILRAGMGNCMAFVYLNGTFELIRSRLETRKDHFMPMDLLKSQFDTLEPPSNEISVSIDKSPDGIVKDILKQLN, from the coding sequence ATGCCTCATAATAAAACCGTGCTCGTAGTTATGGGAGTCAGTGGCTCCGGTAAATCCAAAATCGGCAAACTGCTTTCAAAAAAACTCAACTTGCCTTTTTATGATGGCGATGACTTTCACCCCGAAGCCAATATCGAAAAAATGAGCTCCGGCACCCCATTGAACGATAACGATCGAAAAGAATGGCTTATCGAACTCAATAAATTGGCGTTGAAAAACAAAAAAGTCGGTGCAATAATAGCATGTTCGGCACTTAAAAAAAACTACAGGAGCATCTTACGAGCAGGAATGGGAAATTGTATGGCGTTTGTTTATTTGAACGGCACTTTTGAATTAATTCGGTCCAGATTGGAAACCAGAAAAGACCATTTTATGCCCATGGACCTGCTAAAATCACAGTTCGATACATTGGAACCTCCTTCCAACGAAATTTCGGTTTCCATTGACAAGTCTCCCGACGGTATTGTCAAGGACATACTCAAACAACTTAACTAA
- a CDS encoding exonuclease domain-containing protein, which produces MYAILDIESTGGKYNEEGITEIAIHRFNGHEVVDKFICLINPEREIQPFVAKLTGINNKMLRSAPKFHEVAKRIVEITEGAVLVAHNAQFDYRILRTEFRRLGYDFQRKTLCTVDLSKQLIPEAESHSLGKLARSLGIPMSDRHRANGDALATLKLFKLLLNKDSEKKIITEVIREETHGELSPNQLDMVFNLPSDTGVYYMHNKDGEIIYLGKTKNIKKRVNQHFTNVGKLARKLQKETKKVTYETTGSELIAILKAYLEQTRTKPRYNHVSRKKLFTHTIDFNRNGTDHIILDVEKSKALEYKKMAFNGTQAAKSFLKKVAEEFDLCPASLGWETNNQEKENRSNPDCCNKKVLSVFEKYSIQDKNIALTDRGRETGERSFVLVKNGKLQGFGYVELNHQINNIHILESIMTPLRSDENTTFIVETYLRKNHRLKTIPLTT; this is translated from the coding sequence ATGTACGCGATACTCGACATTGAAAGCACCGGAGGAAAATATAACGAGGAGGGCATTACAGAGATTGCCATCCATAGGTTCAATGGGCACGAGGTAGTCGATAAATTTATCTGCTTGATCAACCCAGAGAGGGAAATACAGCCATTTGTGGCCAAACTTACCGGTATCAACAATAAAATGTTGCGGTCGGCGCCAAAATTTCATGAAGTGGCCAAGCGTATCGTTGAAATTACCGAAGGAGCTGTTCTAGTGGCACATAATGCCCAGTTCGACTATCGCATCCTTAGAACGGAATTTAGGCGATTGGGCTATGATTTTCAACGCAAGACACTTTGTACCGTGGACCTTTCCAAACAACTCATTCCCGAAGCAGAATCGCACAGTCTGGGTAAATTGGCACGATCACTGGGTATTCCCATGAGCGATAGGCACCGTGCCAATGGCGACGCCCTTGCTACTTTGAAGCTTTTTAAATTGTTGCTGAACAAGGACTCGGAAAAAAAGATCATTACCGAAGTCATACGCGAAGAAACCCACGGAGAACTATCCCCCAATCAATTGGACATGGTTTTTAACCTCCCATCCGATACCGGTGTATACTATATGCACAACAAGGATGGCGAAATCATCTATTTAGGAAAAACAAAAAACATTAAAAAGCGTGTGAACCAGCATTTTACCAATGTTGGGAAATTAGCTCGCAAACTGCAAAAAGAAACCAAAAAGGTTACCTACGAAACTACGGGCAGTGAACTTATTGCCATTCTAAAAGCATATTTAGAGCAAACGAGAACCAAACCACGGTACAATCATGTTTCCAGAAAGAAACTGTTTACCCACACCATAGACTTTAATCGGAACGGAACGGACCACATAATTCTGGACGTGGAAAAAAGCAAGGCTTTGGAATACAAAAAAATGGCATTCAACGGAACGCAAGCTGCAAAAAGCTTTTTAAAAAAAGTTGCTGAAGAGTTTGACCTGTGCCCCGCGTCTCTCGGATGGGAAACCAATAACCAAGAAAAGGAAAATCGATCCAATCCAGATTGTTGCAACAAAAAAGTATTGTCCGTTTTTGAAAAGTACAGTATTCAAGATAAAAACATTGCATTAACAGATCGTGGGCGCGAGACCGGGGAACGAAGCTTTGTTTTGGTTAAAAATGGTAAGCTTCAAGGATTTGGGTACGTTGAACTCAATCATCAGATCAATAATATTCATATCTTAGAATCGATTATGACTCCGTTGCGTAGCGATGAAAACACTACTTTTATAGTGGAAACCTACTTAAGAAAAAACCATCGACTAAAAACCATACCGTTAACCACCTGA
- a CDS encoding 3-hydroxybutyryl-CoA dehydrogenase, producing MKKIAVIGAGTMGNGIAHVFAQNGYHVNLVDISQVSLDKGMATITKNLDRMIAKEVIDEAKKEGTLANITTYTNVKDGVNDTDLVVEAATENLDIKLKIFKDLDEICKPETILATNTSSISITQIGAATKRPEKVIGMHFMNPVPIMKLVEIIRGYSTSNDVTQTIMELSKKLGKIPTEVNDYPGFVANRILMPMINESIETLYNGVAGVREIDTVMKLGMAHPMGPLQLADFIGLDVCLSILNVMYDGFKNPKYAPCPLLVNMVMAGKLGVKSGEGFYDYSESRKAENVSAQFK from the coding sequence ATGAAAAAAATAGCTGTAATCGGTGCCGGAACCATGGGTAATGGAATTGCCCATGTATTCGCACAAAACGGATATCATGTAAATCTTGTGGACATTTCCCAAGTATCTTTGGACAAAGGAATGGCCACAATAACCAAAAATTTGGACCGTATGATCGCCAAGGAAGTGATAGACGAAGCCAAAAAAGAGGGTACATTGGCCAATATAACCACTTACACCAATGTAAAGGACGGTGTAAACGATACCGATCTTGTGGTAGAGGCAGCTACGGAAAATTTGGACATCAAACTAAAGATCTTCAAGGATTTGGATGAAATATGCAAGCCCGAAACCATTTTGGCAACCAACACCTCTTCCATTTCCATAACACAAATAGGAGCGGCCACCAAACGCCCGGAAAAAGTAATCGGAATGCATTTTATGAATCCTGTGCCAATTATGAAATTGGTAGAGATCATAAGGGGCTACAGTACCTCAAACGACGTTACCCAAACCATTATGGAGCTATCCAAGAAATTGGGCAAAATCCCGACCGAGGTAAACGATTATCCTGGATTTGTGGCCAACAGGATCTTAATGCCCATGATCAACGAATCTATCGAAACCTTGTACAACGGTGTCGCCGGCGTTAGAGAAATAGATACGGTAATGAAATTGGGAATGGCTCACCCCATGGGCCCATTGCAACTTGCCGACTTTATTGGATTGGATGTATGTCTTTCCATCCTAAATGTGATGTACGATGGTTTCAAAAACCCAAAATATGCCCCATGCCCTCTACTTGTGAATATGGTGATGGCCGGTAAATTAGGGGTAAAATCAGGTGAAGGCTTTTACGATTATTCCGAGTCCAGAAAAGCCGAAAACGTTTCCGCACAATTTAAATAG
- a CDS encoding SixA phosphatase family protein, which yields MRTIKPLIALAIILVGSIGCKKDTKIVEDPVISTFYFIRHAEKDRTDPDNPDPELNQDGLDRAIRWAEVFDPISLDKVYSTNYERTSMTAAPTSIKKDIDIEYYDPQTLDIEEFKLLNEGKNILVVGHSNTTPMLVNKILGLEKYDQMDDSDNSSLFIVRFIDGVPTDIRLKMD from the coding sequence ATGCGAACCATCAAACCGCTAATTGCTCTTGCAATTATACTCGTTGGAAGTATCGGATGCAAAAAAGATACAAAAATTGTGGAAGACCCTGTTATCTCCACCTTTTATTTTATTCGTCATGCAGAAAAGGACAGGACCGATCCGGACAACCCGGACCCGGAGCTAAATCAAGATGGTCTCGACAGAGCTATTCGCTGGGCAGAAGTTTTCGACCCTATTTCTTTGGACAAAGTGTATTCCACCAATTACGAGCGCACATCCATGACCGCTGCGCCGACCTCTATCAAAAAAGATATCGATATTGAGTACTACGATCCACAAACTTTGGATATTGAGGAGTTTAAGCTTCTTAATGAAGGTAAGAACATATTAGTGGTAGGCCACAGCAATACCACCCCCATGCTGGTAAATAAAATTTTAGGCTTGGAAAAATACGATCAAATGGACGACTCGGACAACAGCAGTCTTTTTATTGTTCGTTTTATCGATGGTGTCCCAACCGACATTCGACTAAAAATGGATTAA
- a CDS encoding protein-L-isoaspartate(D-aspartate) O-methyltransferase, whose amino-acid sequence MKDTLKHRGMRKNLAEVVAAKGITDQKVLEAIKTIPRHLFLDSSFEDHAYQDKAFPIGADQTISQPYTVAFQTELLQVEPNAKILEIGTGSGYQTAVLLYLRAKVYTIERQSELFKSTRLFFNKMHYRPKKMIFGDGYKGLPQEAPFDGIIVTAGAPEVPKPLLSQLKIGGRLVIPVGVDEQIMTLFVRKSEKEFEKKEFGSFRFVPLLEDKN is encoded by the coding sequence ATGAAGGATACGCTCAAACATAGGGGAATGCGCAAGAACTTGGCAGAAGTTGTAGCGGCCAAGGGAATTACCGATCAAAAAGTTTTAGAGGCCATAAAGACTATTCCAAGGCACTTGTTTTTAGATAGCAGTTTTGAAGATCATGCGTATCAGGACAAGGCATTTCCCATTGGTGCGGATCAAACGATTTCCCAACCGTATACCGTAGCTTTCCAGACGGAATTGTTGCAGGTTGAACCCAATGCCAAGATTTTGGAGATAGGTACCGGGAGCGGGTATCAAACTGCTGTTTTATTGTATTTAAGGGCTAAAGTGTACACCATTGAAAGACAATCGGAACTGTTTAAATCCACCCGATTGTTTTTTAATAAAATGCACTATCGCCCCAAGAAGATGATTTTTGGGGATGGATATAAAGGATTGCCGCAAGAAGCTCCTTTTGATGGTATTATTGTTACTGCTGGCGCCCCAGAAGTGCCCAAACCATTATTGTCCCAACTAAAAATAGGTGGTAGGCTGGTAATCCCGGTGGGTGTTGACGAGCAGATCATGACACTATTTGTGCGTAAGTCTGAAAAGGAATTCGAGAAAAAGGAATTTGGGTCGTTTCGGTTTGTTCCGCTGTTGGAAGACAAAAATTAA
- a CDS encoding DUF1015 domain-containing protein produces the protein MAIVKPFKAIRPTKDKAFFVASRSYEEYSKEELKAVLKYNPFSFLHIINPGFKFDKNIKGKERFGLVHNRYLEFLEENIFLKDEEPSFYLYQIEKDDFKSLGFFCACSVDDYRSNVIKKHEDTIQDREELFADYLHTVGFNAEPVLMTYEDSDLVDEIFQRKIQREPEYDFTTTDKVNHKLWKISYPEGIKKLESAFGDLNSLYIADGHHRSASSSLLADIKKTENPNHTGEEAYNYFMAYLIPESQMKIFEFNRMVKDLNGFSKKEFLIQLDEHFRIEKRMDGLRKPSKKHEFSMYLAGEFYTLHFRKTNHVFPDALSKLDTQILYKTVLEPILGITDLRNDDRICYGYGKNNLIQMKDMVDSGAFAVGFSLVPTTIEEIKAIADAGLVMPPKSTYIEPKLRSGLAIYEL, from the coding sequence ATGGCCATAGTTAAGCCTTTTAAGGCCATTCGCCCCACAAAGGACAAAGCTTTTTTTGTTGCATCGCGCTCCTACGAGGAATATTCAAAAGAAGAGCTCAAGGCTGTACTGAAGTACAACCCGTTCTCGTTTTTACATATCATCAATCCAGGATTCAAGTTCGATAAAAACATTAAGGGTAAGGAGCGTTTTGGACTTGTACATAATCGGTATTTGGAGTTTTTGGAAGAAAACATCTTTTTGAAAGACGAAGAGCCCAGTTTTTATCTCTATCAAATAGAAAAGGATGATTTTAAGAGTTTAGGCTTCTTTTGTGCATGTAGCGTGGATGATTACAGGAGCAACGTCATCAAAAAACATGAGGACACCATACAAGACCGGGAAGAACTTTTTGCAGATTACCTGCACACCGTAGGTTTTAATGCAGAACCGGTTTTAATGACTTACGAGGACAGTGATTTGGTAGATGAAATATTCCAACGAAAAATACAGCGCGAGCCCGAATATGATTTTACCACTACGGACAAAGTAAACCACAAGCTTTGGAAAATTTCATACCCCGAGGGCATAAAAAAACTGGAAAGTGCTTTTGGAGACCTAAACTCGCTCTACATAGCGGACGGACACCACCGTAGCGCCTCTTCCAGTTTGTTGGCCGATATTAAAAAGACCGAAAACCCCAACCATACCGGAGAGGAAGCCTACAATTATTTTATGGCTTATCTGATTCCTGAGTCCCAGATGAAAATTTTTGAGTTCAATCGAATGGTGAAGGATTTGAACGGATTTTCCAAGAAAGAATTCCTTATCCAGTTGGACGAACATTTCCGTATCGAGAAAAGAATGGACGGACTGAGAAAACCCTCCAAAAAACATGAGTTCAGCATGTATTTGGCCGGAGAGTTTTATACCCTTCATTTTAGAAAAACCAATCACGTTTTTCCCGATGCTTTGAGTAAATTGGACACTCAAATTTTGTACAAAACTGTTTTGGAACCCATTTTGGGGATTACAGACCTACGAAACGACGACCGGATTTGTTACGGTTATGGCAAAAACAACCTGATCCAAATGAAAGATATGGTGGATTCGGGAGCTTTTGCCGTTGGTTTTAGCCTTGTTCCCACAACCATAGAAGAAATTAAGGCCATTGCCGATGCAGGTTTGGTAATGCCCCCAAAAAGCACGTATATTGAGCCTAAGCTCCGCAGCGGGCTGGCGATTTATGAATTATAG
- a CDS encoding Gfo/Idh/MocA family protein: MLKVGVLGAGHLGKIHLRLLNQSDKYELVGFYDPDEINAKKVAAEFGYNYFENINKLIDAVDVVDIVTPTLSHFDCAKKAIEKGKHIFIEKPITNTLEEAEELLELTKQHGVKGQVGHVERFNPAFLAVKDKIDNPMFIETHRLAEFNPRGTDVPVVLDLMIHDIDAILSVVPSEVEKINASGVSVISQSPDIANARIQFKNGCVANLTSSRISLKNMRKSRFFQRDAYISVDFLEKKVEVVKMKDAPENPGDFDMILQNAEGDKKQIYFENPEIDANNAILDELETFANAINNDTTPIVSLEQGANALRVALQIIESFKN, from the coding sequence ATGCTAAAAGTTGGTGTCCTTGGAGCAGGACATTTAGGGAAAATACACCTGAGGCTCCTAAACCAATCGGACAAATACGAACTGGTCGGGTTTTATGACCCCGATGAGATCAACGCCAAGAAAGTCGCAGCGGAATTTGGATATAATTATTTTGAGAACATCAATAAATTGATCGATGCCGTTGATGTTGTAGATATTGTAACCCCTACCCTTTCACATTTTGATTGTGCCAAAAAGGCCATTGAAAAAGGCAAGCACATATTTATTGAAAAACCTATCACCAACACACTTGAAGAAGCCGAAGAATTGCTCGAACTTACCAAACAGCATGGCGTAAAAGGGCAAGTGGGACATGTGGAGCGATTTAACCCTGCTTTTTTGGCCGTAAAGGACAAGATCGACAATCCCATGTTCATAGAAACGCACCGTTTGGCAGAATTTAACCCCAGGGGAACCGATGTTCCCGTGGTCTTGGATTTAATGATCCATGATATTGACGCTATTTTAAGCGTTGTTCCATCCGAAGTCGAAAAAATAAACGCAAGTGGCGTTTCGGTGATCAGTCAATCCCCAGACATAGCAAACGCCCGAATCCAATTTAAGAACGGCTGTGTCGCCAATCTAACATCGAGTCGGATTTCCTTAAAAAATATGCGTAAATCCAGGTTCTTTCAGCGCGATGCCTACATATCCGTCGACTTTTTAGAGAAAAAGGTAGAGGTTGTAAAAATGAAGGACGCACCAGAAAACCCTGGTGATTTTGATATGATTCTCCAGAATGCCGAGGGCGATAAAAAGCAGATCTATTTTGAAAACCCCGAAATAGACGCCAACAATGCCATTTTGGACGAATTGGAAACCTTTGCCAATGCCATCAACAACGATACTACACCGATCGTGAGCTTGGAGCAAGGTGCCAATGCCCTTAGAGTGGCCCTTCAAATAATCGAATCCTTTAAAAATTAA
- the miaA gene encoding tRNA (adenosine(37)-N6)-dimethylallyltransferase MiaA: MSTKILLAIVGPTAIGKTALGITLAKYFDTEIISADSRQFFKEMNIGTAVPSLEELQEANHHCIQHKSIFEPYSVGDFEKDAIALLTHLFKENNIAVMVGGSGLYVDAVVNGLDEFPHVDPEIRLALNQTLEKEGLKSLQTELKKRDPEYAQKVDMENPHRLIRALEVCRTSNQPYSSFLNRPKAKRPFKTLYIGIDAPREIIYQRINKRVDLMMEAGLLNEARKLHEHKRLNALQTVGYKELFEYLDDNCTLEFAVSEIKKNTRRFAKRQLTWLRKNNSILWVPFDGKPEKVIQMVTDQLKTDLYAS; encoded by the coding sequence ATGAGCACTAAGATCCTACTTGCTATAGTTGGCCCAACTGCAATCGGCAAAACAGCGTTGGGCATTACACTGGCCAAATATTTCGATACGGAGATCATATCGGCAGATTCCCGTCAGTTTTTTAAGGAAATGAATATCGGAACTGCAGTGCCCTCCCTGGAGGAGCTACAAGAAGCCAACCATCATTGTATTCAGCATAAAAGCATTTTTGAACCCTATTCCGTAGGCGATTTTGAAAAAGATGCCATTGCATTGCTCACACACCTATTTAAGGAAAACAATATTGCCGTAATGGTTGGTGGCAGCGGACTGTATGTGGATGCCGTGGTCAACGGACTGGATGAATTTCCCCATGTTGACCCGGAAATTAGACTGGCACTGAACCAAACTTTGGAAAAGGAAGGCTTAAAAAGCCTTCAGACCGAACTTAAAAAGAGAGACCCGGAATACGCCCAAAAAGTGGATATGGAAAATCCGCATAGATTGATCCGTGCCCTTGAGGTTTGCAGAACTTCCAATCAACCTTATTCTTCTTTTCTAAACCGACCCAAAGCCAAAAGACCCTTTAAAACACTCTATATTGGAATTGATGCCCCCAGGGAAATCATTTACCAAAGAATAAATAAGCGCGTAGATCTAATGATGGAGGCCGGATTATTGAACGAAGCCAGAAAACTACACGAGCATAAAAGACTTAATGCACTGCAAACTGTTGGTTACAAGGAACTTTTTGAATATCTTGACGATAATTGCACTTTGGAATTTGCCGTATCTGAAATCAAGAAAAATACCCGAAGATTTGCAAAACGGCAGCTAACATGGCTGCGAAAAAATAATTCTATTTTGTGGGTCCCTTTTGATGGTAAGCCGGAAAAAGTGATACAAATGGTTACAGACCAATTAAAAACCGACCTTTATGCCTCATAA
- a CDS encoding ion transporter, which translates to MDNKPLPKWQNTLHEIIYEADTPAGKFFDLMLFVLIIISVILVMLESVQEIDQKYHKSLLAMEWIVTIFFSIEYIARIISIKKPWKYIFSFYGIIDFLSTIPLYLSYILAGSQVLLAVRAFRLLRIFRILKLVKFIGEASQLKKALKASRTKIAVFIYVVLILSVILGTMMYIVEGNEAGFTSIPRSIYWTVVTLTTVGYGDITPVTSLGQFLATVIMILGYGIIAVPTGIVTAEIAKSGKDDKKDIDKEPMVHVNTQACPCCGIGGHRDDASHCYNCGHGL; encoded by the coding sequence ATGGACAATAAACCACTTCCCAAATGGCAAAATACCCTTCATGAAATAATTTATGAAGCGGATACCCCTGCGGGCAAGTTTTTTGACCTGATGCTCTTTGTATTGATCATTATCAGTGTAATTCTGGTAATGCTGGAAAGTGTTCAGGAAATCGATCAGAAGTACCACAAGAGCCTTCTTGCAATGGAATGGATTGTGACCATCTTTTTTTCCATCGAATATATTGCAAGGATCATCAGTATAAAAAAACCATGGAAATACATCTTTAGTTTTTATGGCATCATAGATTTTTTATCGACCATTCCCTTGTACCTTTCCTATATTTTGGCCGGCTCACAAGTACTTTTGGCGGTAAGGGCTTTTCGCTTGCTAAGGATTTTCAGGATATTAAAGCTCGTCAAGTTCATTGGGGAAGCCTCACAGCTAAAAAAAGCACTAAAAGCCAGTAGAACTAAAATCGCAGTATTTATTTATGTGGTCTTGATCCTTTCGGTGATCCTGGGTACTATGATGTACATTGTTGAAGGAAACGAAGCTGGTTTCACGAGTATCCCAAGGAGTATCTATTGGACCGTTGTTACCCTGACCACCGTAGGCTATGGCGACATTACGCCTGTAACCAGTTTAGGACAGTTTTTGGCCACGGTTATTATGATCTTGGGGTATGGTATTATTGCGGTGCCCACTGGAATTGTGACCGCAGAAATTGCCAAGAGCGGTAAAGATGACAAAAAGGATATTGATAAAGAACCCATGGTCCACGTAAATACACAAGCTTGTCCATGCTGTGGTATTGGGGGGCACAGAGACGATGCATCGCATTGTTATAACTGCGGACATGGTTTATGA